The genomic window ACACCATGACCACAATCCGCGGCTTGGTCAGCGTCACCAGATCGCTGCGCAAACTGACGGCCGACGATTCGGTGGTCACTGGGGCAGAATCCGGAGCGGGCCGCGCAGCGACTTCACCCGCCACCGAGGCATTCGGTTCGGCCGTGTGATGCAGTCGTGCGGGAGGGGGCGGAGCAGCCAAGCTCATCGTTCCAGGGATCTCGTAATAATAGTGCTATGCACAGGCATTCGCCTGCTGAAAACGCTGCCTGTACCGGACTCGCCACGAACCGGTCCCCAACAGGACGGCCGTCGCCAGGATCAGCGATCCGGTGGCAACATGCCCACAGACGACAAACGATCCCCAAAACGATTTGGCGTGTACCAGATAATGGGCCGGGTAGCCGTAGCTCTGAAACATCGGGAACCCGTAGTTGACGACCCAGGTCGCCAGCCCCAGCAATATCTGTATCGACACTAATCCTAACAGCAGCAAGCCTGATCGCGACAGCGTCATTTCGCCGCACTTGCGGATTCGCAGCCATAAAATGGCACAAACCACCCAAATCACGAAAGCCAACAAGATGTGCGTGGCCACGGTGTGCGTGAACTGCTGCGGCGTCGCCGCCATGCTAACGTGCCGCAACTGAGCCCCCAGAACGAGCTGGAAGTAAGCCAACAGGGCCAGCACCCACCAGCCCTTAGTGGCCGTCCGGATCGTTTTCACCGCCCCGTCGCTACCACTCTGCCCGTCGCTACCGCCCTCTCCGTCGACACCACTCCCCCCGTCGACACCATCCCCCTCGTAGCTACCGTCGCCAGACGGTGGGCCCCCGTCGCTTTCGTCGCTTTCGTCCGTTTCGTCCCCTTTCCCCTTTTCGCCGCCTGCTCCCACGCTCTGGCGAGCGTAGCTACGGGCAA from Roseimaritima ulvae includes these protein-coding regions:
- a CDS encoding COX15/CtaA family protein; this translates as MNDSSSTSSDVAADERNDELPADGKPWLFRWTLLILCLVWPLVWVGALVTTSDAGMSVPDWPNTYGDNLLLYPISTWLSGPFDLFIEHGHRLLGMLVGMVAIAVVVVAFVSERRRWVQALAVLGLLLVIVQGVLGGMRVVLGDRVLAMVHGCTAPIVFAVFTVLLVASSRWWKTVIARSYARQSVGAGGEKGKGDETDESDESDGGPPSGDGSYEGDGVDGGSGVDGEGGSDGQSGSDGAVKTIRTATKGWWVLALLAYFQLVLGAQLRHVSMAATPQQFTHTVATHILLAFVIWVVCAILWLRIRKCGEMTLSRSGLLLLGLVSIQILLGLATWVVNYGFPMFQSYGYPAHYLVHAKSFWGSFVVCGHVATGSLILATAVLLGTGSWRVRYRQRFQQANACA